A region of Planktomarina temperata RCA23 DNA encodes the following proteins:
- the paaD gene encoding 1,2-phenylacetyl-CoA epoxidase subunit PaaD — protein MVALPARRAWEAAAAVLDPEVPAVTVADLGILRAVDIDDQGRAIAKVTPTYSGCPAVLAIELAIEAALRQAGFDPVIERILAPAWTTDWITEEGREKLRAYGIAPPVAGSSSKRALFGEITVACPRCAATDTSKLSEFGSTACKAQYRCNACHEPFDYFKCI, from the coding sequence ATGGTAGCGCTTCCGGCCCGCCGTGCATGGGAGGCCGCAGCGGCTGTTTTGGATCCCGAGGTGCCCGCGGTCACCGTGGCGGACTTGGGCATATTGCGGGCTGTCGACATTGACGATCAAGGTCGGGCGATTGCCAAGGTCACCCCCACCTATTCGGGATGCCCGGCGGTGTTGGCGATTGAATTGGCCATCGAGGCGGCACTGCGGCAGGCCGGGTTTGATCCTGTGATTGAGCGGATCCTTGCGCCGGCTTGGACCACGGATTGGATCACCGAGGAGGGGCGCGAAAAACTTCGCGCCTATGGGATTGCGCCGCCCGTGGCGGGCTCTTCGTCGAAACGCGCACTCTTTGGCGAGATCACAGTGGCTTGCCCGCGCTGCGCCGCAACGGACACGTCCAAACTCTCCGAATTTGGCTCCACCGCTTGCAAAGCCCAGTATCGCTGCAATGCCTGCCATGAGCCCTTTGATTATTTTAAATGTATTTGA
- the paaC gene encoding 1,2-phenylacetyl-CoA epoxidase subunit PaaC: MPAAWVAALIGLADDHLILGHRLSEWCGHAPMLEEDLAMPNIALDLIGQARGLYTYAGDLEGAGRDEDALAFGRLERAYRNLLICELPNGDFAHTMLRQFYFASFMQLFWQETESSTDVTLEAIAAKAVKEAQYHRRHCAEWVIRLGDGTDESARRMAEAVTLLAPYTGEFFIADPEAGGAVEAGVLPDTKALQPAWQADIEQVFAAAKLVLPENVYAQKGGRSGLHTEAMGHLLAQLQFMQRSFPDMTW; encoded by the coding sequence ATGCCCGCCGCATGGGTCGCCGCCTTGATCGGCTTGGCTGATGATCACTTAATCCTGGGTCACCGCTTGTCGGAGTGGTGCGGTCATGCGCCGATGCTCGAGGAAGATCTGGCCATGCCCAATATTGCGCTGGATCTGATTGGCCAAGCGCGCGGGCTTTACACCTATGCGGGCGATTTGGAAGGGGCGGGGCGCGATGAGGATGCTTTGGCCTTTGGCCGATTGGAGCGGGCCTATCGAAACCTATTGATTTGTGAGCTGCCCAATGGGGATTTTGCCCACACCATGTTGCGGCAGTTTTACTTTGCCAGTTTCATGCAATTGTTTTGGCAAGAGACCGAGAGCTCAACCGATGTCACCCTTGAGGCGATTGCCGCCAAGGCTGTGAAAGAGGCGCAGTATCACCGCCGCCATTGTGCGGAATGGGTGATCCGTCTGGGGGATGGAACCGATGAAAGTGCCCGGCGTATGGCCGAAGCGGTGACGCTTTTGGCGCCCTACACGGGCGAATTTTTTATAGCAGATCCCGAAGCCGGCGGTGCTGTTGAGGCCGGCGTTTTGCCCGACACCAAAGCTTTGCAACCCGCGTGGCAAGCGGATATTGAGCAGGTCTTCGCGGCGGCCAAGCTGGTCCTGCCGGAGAATGTCTATGCGCAAAAGGGGGGGCGCAGTGGGCTGCATACGGAAGCCATGGGCCACCTATTGGCGCAGCTGCAATTCATGCAGCGCAGTTTTCCGGATATGACATGGTAG
- the paaB gene encoding 1,2-phenylacetyl-CoA epoxidase subunit PaaB, whose product MSEAEEIPLWEVFIRPRNGLAHRHCGSLHAADAEMALQAARDVYTRRGEGLSVWVIPSAQIVASDPQDRGVLFDPADDKIYRHPSFYNIPDDVGHM is encoded by the coding sequence ATGAGCGAAGCCGAAGAAATCCCACTATGGGAAGTGTTTATCCGCCCGCGCAATGGGCTTGCGCATCGCCACTGCGGTTCGCTGCACGCGGCAGATGCTGAAATGGCACTGCAAGCGGCGCGGGATGTCTATACCCGCCGCGGGGAGGGCTTGTCTGTTTGGGTTATTCCCTCGGCGCAGATTGTCGCCTCTGATCCGCAAGATCGCGGCGTGCTATTTGATCCGGCCGATGATAAAATCTATCGCCACCCGAGCTTTTACAACATTCCAGATGATGTGGGGCATATGTAA
- the paaA gene encoding 1,2-phenylacetyl-CoA epoxidase subunit PaaA, whose translation MYSQGLIGSGEQTTETPEFLAAFQARIDADEKIEPNDPMPAAYRKTLIRQIGQHAHSEIVGMLPEGNWITRAPTLRRKAALLAKVQDEGGHGLYLYSAAETLGVSRKQMTEELVSGRAKYSSIFNYPTQTWADIGAIGWLVDGAAIMNQVPLCRCSYGPYARAMIRVCKEESFHQRQGYEIMLKLAEGSPAQKEMAQDALNRWWWPSLMMFGPPDGASEHSDQSTRWKIKRFTNDELRQKFVDATVPQAQRLGLSLPDPALAWNEAEGRYDYGEIDWDEFWAVVKGHGPLNKARVAARKKAWEDGAWVREAALAHAKKRAARQSVAVAAE comes from the coding sequence ATGTATTCACAAGGATTGATTGGCTCTGGCGAACAGACCACTGAAACACCAGAGTTTTTGGCGGCCTTCCAAGCCCGCATTGATGCGGATGAGAAAATTGAACCAAATGATCCTATGCCAGCGGCGTATCGCAAGACCTTGATTCGTCAGATTGGGCAGCACGCACATTCAGAAATCGTCGGCATGTTGCCAGAGGGCAATTGGATCACCCGTGCACCGACATTGCGGCGCAAGGCGGCGCTATTGGCCAAGGTGCAAGATGAGGGCGGGCATGGCTTATATCTCTATTCCGCGGCCGAAACGCTCGGGGTGAGTCGCAAGCAGATGACCGAAGAATTGGTGTCCGGCCGGGCAAAATATTCTTCCATATTCAATTACCCCACCCAAACCTGGGCCGATATTGGCGCCATTGGTTGGCTTGTGGATGGGGCCGCGATTATGAACCAGGTGCCTTTGTGCCGCTGCTCCTATGGGCCCTATGCAAGGGCGATGATCCGCGTGTGCAAGGAAGAGAGTTTTCACCAGCGGCAAGGGTATGAGATCATGCTGAAACTGGCCGAGGGAAGCCCGGCGCAAAAGGAGATGGCGCAGGATGCGTTGAACCGTTGGTGGTGGCCCTCCTTAATGATGTTTGGTCCGCCCGATGGGGCGAGTGAGCATTCAGATCAATCTACCCGCTGGAAAATCAAGCGGTTTACCAATGATGAGCTGCGGCAGAAATTTGTTGATGCCACCGTGCCACAGGCGCAGCGTTTGGGCTTGAGCCTTCCCGATCCGGCACTGGCCTGGAATGAGGCGGAGGGGCGCTATGACTATGGCGAAATTGATTGGGATGAGTTTTGGGCCGTGGTCAAGGGGCATGGCCCGTTGAACAAAGCCCGTGTGGCGGCGCGCAAAAAGGCTTGGGAAGACGGGGCTTGGGTCCGCGAGGCGGCGCTTGCCCATGCAAAAAAACGCGCCGCGCGGCAATCGGTGGCAGTAGCTGCCGAGTGA
- the paaZ gene encoding phenylacetic acid degradation bifunctional protein PaaZ, with amino-acid sequence MLDQDHFSSYAMGHWLRSDSSGRQVRSAVTGETLGVLGGVPDVAAMRDYAKSHGGPALRALNFHDRARMLKALALHLKAHRKALYDLSFLTGATLADSQIDIDGGIGTLLVYASKGRREMPEGFVLPDGELEVLSRDGSFLGQHVLTPRQGISLQINAFNFPVWGMLEKLAPSLLAGVPSLVKPASDTGYLTQAVVRLIADSGILPDGALQLIMGATGDLLDCLDAQDTVGFTGSAATAMALRSRPSLLQNAVRFTSEQDSLNGSVLGPDIEPGSAEFDLFITEVHREMTTKAGQKCTAIRRIMVPEAHLQAVTAALSERLAATKIGHPAQKETQMGALVSQAQREDVRGKLQLLAGECDVVFGDAQHCVVSGADAKEGAFMSPVLLNCPDPDAAKTVHEIEAFGPVSTVMAYRDVPHAISLLNKGGGSLVASVITHDPQVARQVVLGAGAFHGRLYFNDRVSQAESTGHGAPLPHMVHGGPGRAGGSEELGGLRGVKHFMQRSAIQGSPDMLSAITGIWVTGAAEHVGPAHPFTRSFDALQIGETLHTAAREVTLADIEHFAEFTGDRFYAHMDAEAAKANPFFPDRVAHGYLLLSFAAGLFVEPSPGPVLANTGLNALSFQKPVVAGDCISVQLTVKRKTRRTEAYGEVRWHVALRNQDRDLVAEYELLTMNSYGETKGA; translated from the coding sequence GTGTTGGATCAAGATCATTTTTCAAGCTATGCTATGGGGCACTGGCTCCGCTCAGACAGCAGCGGGCGGCAGGTTCGCTCGGCGGTCACCGGTGAGACCCTCGGCGTTCTGGGCGGGGTGCCAGATGTGGCGGCCATGCGGGACTATGCCAAAAGCCACGGGGGGCCGGCTCTGCGCGCATTGAATTTTCACGACCGTGCGCGCATGCTCAAAGCCCTCGCCTTGCATCTCAAGGCCCATCGCAAAGCGCTCTATGACTTGTCGTTCCTTACTGGCGCCACGCTTGCGGACAGTCAGATTGATATTGACGGGGGCATTGGCACCTTGTTGGTCTATGCGTCCAAAGGGCGCCGCGAAATGCCCGAGGGGTTTGTTCTGCCCGATGGCGAGCTGGAGGTGCTCAGCCGTGACGGCAGCTTTCTTGGCCAGCATGTTTTGACACCGCGCCAAGGGATTTCATTGCAAATCAATGCGTTCAACTTTCCAGTGTGGGGCATGTTGGAAAAGCTTGCTCCCAGTCTTTTGGCTGGGGTGCCCAGTCTGGTCAAACCGGCCAGTGACACGGGCTATCTGACGCAAGCCGTAGTGCGGTTGATCGCAGATAGTGGAATTTTGCCCGACGGCGCGCTTCAGCTGATCATGGGCGCCACGGGGGATCTTTTGGACTGTCTGGACGCGCAAGACACTGTGGGTTTCACCGGCAGCGCTGCCACAGCCATGGCCCTGCGCAGCCGGCCATCACTTTTGCAAAACGCCGTGCGCTTCACTTCGGAACAAGACAGTTTGAATGGTTCTGTGCTGGGGCCGGATATAGAGCCTGGGTCTGCGGAATTTGATCTCTTCATCACCGAGGTGCACCGTGAAATGACCACGAAAGCGGGGCAAAAATGCACCGCTATCCGGCGCATTATGGTGCCCGAGGCCCATTTGCAGGCGGTGACTGCGGCCCTGTCAGAGCGGCTGGCGGCCACGAAAATTGGCCATCCGGCTCAGAAAGAGACGCAGATGGGCGCCTTGGTCTCTCAGGCGCAACGCGAGGATGTGCGGGGCAAATTACAGCTTCTGGCGGGGGAATGCGATGTTGTATTCGGCGATGCGCAGCACTGCGTGGTCAGCGGGGCCGATGCCAAAGAGGGGGCATTTATGTCGCCTGTGCTGCTCAACTGTCCAGATCCTGATGCCGCCAAGACCGTTCATGAGATTGAGGCCTTTGGCCCGGTCTCCACGGTCATGGCTTATCGCGATGTGCCCCATGCAATTTCCTTGCTGAACAAGGGTGGCGGCTCGCTGGTGGCCTCTGTCATCACCCATGATCCACAGGTGGCACGGCAGGTGGTTTTGGGGGCGGGGGCGTTTCATGGGCGTCTTTATTTCAACGACCGGGTATCTCAGGCCGAGAGTACAGGCCATGGCGCGCCCTTGCCGCATATGGTGCATGGCGGGCCAGGCCGCGCGGGCGGCTCAGAGGAATTGGGCGGTCTGCGCGGTGTGAAACATTTTATGCAACGCAGCGCCATTCAAGGCAGCCCGGATATGCTTTCAGCCATCACGGGAATTTGGGTGACAGGCGCGGCGGAGCATGTGGGGCCTGCGCATCCCTTTACGCGCAGTTTTGATGCGCTTCAGATTGGCGAGACCCTTCACACCGCTGCGCGTGAGGTCACGCTGGCCGATATTGAGCATTTTGCCGAGTTTACCGGTGATCGGTTTTACGCGCATATGGATGCCGAGGCAGCCAAGGCCAATCCGTTTTTTCCAGACCGCGTCGCGCATGGGTATTTGTTGCTCAGTTTTGCCGCAGGTCTTTTTGTGGAGCCAAGTCCTGGCCCGGTGCTGGCCAATACCGGGCTCAATGCGTTGTCGTTTCAAAAGCCGGTCGTTGCGGGTGACTGCATTTCGGTGCAGCTTACAGTCAAGCGCAAGACGCGCCGCACGGAGGCCTATGGGGAAGTGCGCTGGCATGTGGCCCTGCGCAACCAAGATCGCGATTTGGTGGCGGAATATGAATTGTTGACCATGAATTCATATGGTGAAACCAAAGGGGCATGA
- the paaG gene encoding 2-(1,2-epoxy-1,2-dihydrophenyl)acetyl-CoA isomerase PaaG, which yields MSDTILTQHTDGWMQITLNRPDRLNAFNDEMHAALSAALAEAEKPEVRALLLTGAGRGFCAGQDLEGRDPRRLGGPPDLGHTLSTLYNPLVQRLRSLAKPVVCAVNGVAAGAGANIVFGCDIVLAATTAKFVQSFAKVGLIPDAGGTYHLAQILGPLRAKAWAMTATPITAQTAQDWGLVWQCFDPDALLEAAQQMTADLAKGATLGLAQTKHAIHKAGQMDLEAHMALEAEIQRACGQSADYLEGVTAFLDKRPAQYSGS from the coding sequence ATGTCCGACACGATCCTGACCCAACACACCGACGGCTGGATGCAGATCACATTGAACCGACCCGATCGGCTCAACGCCTTTAATGACGAGATGCATGCCGCCCTCAGCGCGGCGCTTGCGGAGGCAGAAAAGCCCGAGGTGCGCGCGCTATTGCTCACCGGTGCCGGGCGTGGATTTTGCGCTGGGCAAGATCTTGAGGGCCGCGATCCGCGCAGATTGGGCGGCCCCCCTGATCTGGGCCATACCCTGAGCACGCTTTACAATCCTCTGGTGCAGCGCCTGCGCTCATTGGCCAAACCTGTCGTCTGCGCTGTCAATGGCGTCGCGGCCGGGGCCGGCGCCAATATTGTATTTGGCTGCGATATTGTCCTGGCGGCCACCACGGCAAAATTTGTACAAAGCTTTGCCAAAGTTGGGCTGATCCCTGATGCGGGTGGCACCTATCATTTGGCGCAAATCTTGGGACCGCTGCGCGCCAAGGCCTGGGCCATGACCGCCACGCCCATCACAGCGCAAACCGCCCAAGACTGGGGATTGGTTTGGCAATGCTTCGACCCCGATGCGCTTTTGGAGGCTGCACAGCAGATGACCGCAGACCTGGCCAAGGGCGCGACCCTGGGTTTGGCACAGACCAAACATGCCATCCACAAAGCGGGGCAAATGGATCTCGAGGCGCATATGGCGCTTGAAGCGGAAATTCAGCGCGCCTGCGGCCAGTCGGCAGATTACCTCGAAGGCGTTACAGCCTTCCTCGACAAGCGCCCCGCACAGTATTCAGGATCCTAA
- the paaI gene encoding hydroxyphenylacetyl-CoA thioesterase PaaI: MPLTAQQIAEKSSAALGAHDAASQALGLQVTHIAPGQANVTMQVTEQMLNGHGICHGGLIFTLADTAFAHACNSYNQRVVAQTCSVSFLAPGQLGDQLTAAARELHHAGRSGIYDIEVTRATGEVIAQFRGHSRSIKGQHFEELQP; the protein is encoded by the coding sequence ATGCCCCTCACCGCGCAACAAATCGCTGAAAAATCATCCGCGGCCTTGGGTGCCCATGATGCGGCCAGTCAAGCGCTGGGGTTGCAGGTCACCCATATCGCGCCCGGACAGGCCAATGTGACCATGCAGGTCACAGAGCAGATGCTCAACGGCCATGGGATATGCCACGGCGGGTTAATCTTCACCCTGGCCGACACGGCCTTTGCCCACGCCTGCAACAGCTATAATCAACGGGTCGTGGCCCAGACCTGCTCCGTCAGCTTTCTGGCCCCCGGCCAGTTGGGCGATCAGCTCACCGCCGCGGCCCGCGAGCTGCACCACGCCGGGCGCAGCGGCATTTATGATATTGAAGTGACCCGCGCCACGGGCGAAGTGATTGCCCAGTTCCGGGGACACTCCCGCAGCATCAAAGGTCAGCATTTTGAGGAGCTCCAACCATGA
- the pcaF gene encoding 3-oxoadipyl-CoA thiolase → MTEAYLCTGRRSAIGRFGGALAQTRPDDLLAHVIRATLADVPTLDPAAIDDVIMGCANQAGEDNRNVARMAALLAGLPESVAGVTLNRLCGSGLDAIAMGARAIKAGEAEIILAGGVESMTRAPMVMPKAESAFSRKAEIFDTTIGWRFVNREMKARFGIDSMPETAENVAADFGISRADQDAFAHRSQCRAAQAQAAGRFAREITPISLPQRRGDPIIFDTDEHPRTTSLEKLASLTTPFRQNGTVTAGNASGVNDGAAALIIASQAAVERFDLKPMARILGTAVAGVAPRIMGIGPAPASEKLLQRLGLTLSDIDLIELNEAFAAQGLAVMRQLGLADDAAHVNPNGGAIALGHPLGMSGARLALTAAHEMQLNGHKRALCTMCIGVGQGIAMILEKL, encoded by the coding sequence ATGACTGAAGCCTATCTGTGCACCGGGCGTCGCAGCGCGATCGGTCGGTTTGGCGGCGCTTTGGCGCAAACCCGGCCCGATGATCTTTTGGCCCATGTGATCCGTGCCACTTTGGCCGATGTGCCGACCCTCGATCCTGCAGCCATTGATGATGTGATCATGGGATGCGCCAATCAGGCCGGAGAAGACAATCGCAATGTGGCGCGTATGGCGGCCCTCTTGGCAGGCTTGCCTGAGAGCGTGGCGGGCGTCACGCTCAACCGCTTATGCGGCTCAGGACTGGACGCAATCGCGATGGGTGCTCGTGCCATCAAAGCCGGGGAGGCGGAGATCATACTGGCCGGCGGCGTGGAAAGCATGACCCGCGCGCCCATGGTCATGCCCAAGGCCGAGAGCGCCTTTTCGCGAAAAGCTGAAATTTTCGACACAACCATCGGATGGCGGTTTGTGAACCGCGAGATGAAAGCGCGCTTTGGCATCGACAGCATGCCCGAAACAGCCGAAAATGTGGCCGCCGATTTTGGCATATCGCGCGCCGATCAAGACGCCTTTGCCCATCGCAGCCAGTGCCGCGCGGCGCAAGCCCAGGCCGCGGGGCGATTTGCCCGGGAAATCACGCCGATATCTCTGCCGCAACGGCGCGGCGACCCGATCATCTTTGACACAGATGAACACCCCCGCACGACCAGCCTTGAAAAACTCGCCAGCCTCACCACCCCGTTTCGGCAAAATGGCACGGTCACAGCCGGCAATGCCTCGGGCGTCAATGATGGGGCCGCAGCGCTCATCATCGCCTCACAAGCCGCAGTGGAGCGCTTTGACCTCAAGCCCATGGCCCGCATTCTTGGAACGGCCGTGGCCGGGGTCGCCCCGCGCATTATGGGCATCGGCCCTGCGCCGGCCAGCGAAAAGCTCTTGCAGCGGCTTGGGCTGACACTGTCAGACATTGATCTGATCGAACTGAACGAAGCCTTCGCCGCCCAAGGCTTGGCGGTCATGCGGCAGCTTGGCCTGGCCGATGATGCCGCCCATGTGAACCCCAATGGCGGCGCCATAGCCCTTGGCCACCCGCTGGGCATGTCAGGGGCACGTCTGGCTTTGACCGCCGCCCATGAAATGCAGCTGAACGGCCACAAACGCGCCCTGTGCACCATGTGCATCGGCGTGGGGCAAGGCATTGCGATGATACTTGAGAAACTGTGA
- the paaK gene encoding phenylacetate--CoA ligase PaaK has product MKDLSPKPGDLSAIETASRDEIEALQLERMRWSLTHAYTNVPHYKQSFDAAGVHPDDLKSLADLARFPFTVKTDLRSNYPFGLFAVPRSQINRIHASSGTTGQPTVVGYTKADLAMWDEVMERSLRASGLRAGDLLHNAYGYGLFTGGLGVHGGAEKMGLTVVPVSGGMTERQVRLIEDFQATGITVTPSYMLSILDEYRRQGLDPRKSPLEVGIFGAEPWTNAMREEVEQSFDMHAVDIYGLSEVMGPGVSCECVESKDGLHIWEDHFYPEIIDPETGAVLPDGALGELVFTSLSKEAFAIIRYRTRDLTRLLPGTARSMRRMEKVTGRSDDMMILRGVNVFPTQIEEQLMKVPQLAAHFQIELVKKGPMDHMIVHVEGDSAAGDTLATLIKANIGITAEVRAGADNSVARSQGKAVRVIDNRAAR; this is encoded by the coding sequence ATGAAAGATCTATCCCCAAAACCCGGAGATTTAAGCGCCATTGAAACCGCCAGCCGCGATGAAATCGAAGCGCTGCAACTTGAGCGGATGCGCTGGTCCTTGACCCATGCCTACACCAATGTGCCACATTATAAACAGAGCTTCGATGCGGCCGGCGTGCATCCCGATGATCTGAAGTCTCTGGCCGATTTGGCCCGCTTTCCGTTCACAGTGAAAACGGATTTGCGGAGTAACTATCCCTTTGGCCTCTTCGCCGTGCCACGCAGTCAAATCAACCGCATTCATGCCTCCTCTGGAACCACCGGCCAGCCCACGGTGGTCGGCTATACCAAAGCTGATTTGGCGATGTGGGATGAGGTGATGGAACGCTCCTTGCGCGCGTCCGGCCTGCGCGCGGGAGATCTGCTCCACAATGCCTATGGCTATGGGCTTTTTACCGGCGGATTGGGTGTGCATGGCGGCGCGGAAAAAATGGGTCTGACGGTGGTGCCCGTCTCCGGTGGTATGACCGAACGGCAGGTGCGTTTGATCGAAGACTTTCAAGCCACTGGGATCACAGTCACCCCCTCCTATATGCTGTCAATTCTGGACGAATACCGGCGCCAAGGGCTCGATCCGCGCAAATCTCCGCTAGAAGTGGGTATTTTTGGCGCCGAACCTTGGACCAACGCAATGCGCGAGGAGGTCGAGCAGTCGTTTGATATGCATGCGGTGGATATTTACGGCCTCTCAGAGGTGATGGGGCCCGGTGTGTCTTGCGAATGCGTCGAAAGCAAAGACGGGCTACATATTTGGGAAGACCACTTCTACCCGGAGATCATTGATCCCGAAACTGGCGCGGTTCTGCCCGATGGGGCGCTTGGGGAATTGGTCTTCACCTCTCTGAGCAAAGAAGCTTTTGCAATCATTCGATACCGCACCCGTGATCTGACCCGGCTCCTACCTGGCACTGCGCGCAGCATGCGGCGCATGGAAAAAGTCACCGGCCGCAGCGATGACATGATGATCCTGCGCGGCGTCAATGTCTTTCCGACGCAGATCGAAGAGCAATTGATGAAGGTGCCACAATTGGCGGCGCATTTTCAGATTGAACTGGTCAAAAAAGGCCCGATGGATCACATGATTGTGCATGTGGAGGGCGATAGCGCCGCCGGTGACACCCTGGCAACTCTCATTAAGGCCAATATCGGCATCACCGCAGAGGTACGCGCAGGCGCTGACAATTCCGTCGCCAGATCTCAAGGCAAAGCCGTACGGGTCATCGACAACCGAGCAGCGCGCTAA
- a CDS encoding TetR/AcrR family transcriptional regulator, with protein MARPIAKDHREKRSAILKQAAVYFADHGYDRASVNGVAGACGISKSLIYHYYDSKEQLLFDILHSHLTTLYEGLKALPKAEDPELQLRQLVRKLLHMYRGADAEHRLQLQSTTALPQAQRHILADIQRSIVKEFSQAIAAAAPEYLEQDPDHLRPLTMSLFGMVNWFYLWHQPGRGLSRETYADLATEILLGGLARLQNQGRSP; from the coding sequence GTGGCCCGCCCCATCGCCAAGGACCACCGCGAAAAACGCAGCGCGATCTTGAAACAGGCCGCGGTCTATTTCGCAGACCACGGCTATGATCGCGCGTCGGTCAATGGGGTGGCGGGGGCCTGCGGCATCTCCAAATCCTTGATTTATCACTATTACGACAGCAAGGAGCAGCTGCTTTTTGACATTTTGCACAGCCATCTCACGACGCTCTACGAGGGCCTAAAAGCCCTGCCAAAGGCCGAAGATCCTGAGCTGCAGCTGCGTCAATTGGTGAGAAAACTGCTGCATATGTACCGCGGCGCAGATGCAGAGCATCGATTACAATTGCAAAGCACAACGGCCCTGCCCCAGGCGCAACGCCATATACTGGCGGACATCCAACGGTCTATTGTCAAGGAATTTTCCCAGGCCATTGCTGCCGCCGCGCCCGAATATCTAGAGCAAGACCCAGATCATTTGCGCCCGCTCACCATGTCGCTCTTTGGCATGGTCAATTGGTTCTACCTCTGGCACCAACCGGGCCGCGGCTTGAGCCGGGAAACCTATGCCGATCTGGCAACCGAAATTCTCTTAGGCGGGTTGGCGCGGCTTCAAAATCAGGGGCGATCCCCTTAA